A window from Kluyveromyces lactis strain NRRL Y-1140 chromosome E complete sequence encodes these proteins:
- a CDS encoding uncharacterized protein (some similarities with uniprot|P39712 Saccharomyces cerevisiae YAL063C): MLAKTLALLFFAVQTCVRAQSLEVPQVEPITTETTVFSRGPGQITTTYSTEVVTDDGTIPTVMTIYYVQIPYFDDDDYVTEETIVTTEYTVWTGTYTTTYSTEVLTLSGGPIPTVKTIYKVQTPDTSDDGGDDGTETTTTTETTEYTVWTGTYTTTYSTDVLSETGDDGIATVKTIYKVQTPDGTDDDGGADDETTATTETTQYTGWTGAYATTYSTDVLTETGEDGYPTIKTIYLVQTPLSFSNTTDGDDDKTSDDNGDDNTTDDEGRTTLEPPTTSTDTTTDQDDNNNGGQTSTPSGLTSDSTSSRVSTDGPGTTFEGGATRVLATSVFVVLLALL; the protein is encoded by the coding sequence atgCTCGCTAAAACTTTGGCTTTGTTATTCTTTGCCGTGCAAACTTGCGTTAGGGCCCAAAGTCTCGAAGTTCCGCAAGTCGAACCTATTACCACTGAAACCACTGTATTCTCGAGAGGACCGGGACAGATCACTACAACTTATTCCACGGAAGTTGTGACTGACGATGGCACCATTCCAACCGTTATGACTATCTACTATGTCCAGATCCCttattttgatgatgacgattATGTTACTGAGGAGACCATCGTGACCACTGAATACACAGTGTGGACAGGCACTTATACTACTACATATTCCACTGAGGTTTTGACTCTAAGCGGTGGCCCTATACCGACTGTTAAAACCATTTACAAGGTGCAGACCCCAGACACGTCAGATGATGGCGGGGATGATGGCACTGAAACCACGACCACCACTGAAACCACAGAGTATACTGTATGGACTGGAACGTACACCACCACTTATTCTACCGATGTGCTATCTGAAACCGGTGATGATGGTATCGCTACCGTCAAGACGATTTACAAGGTGCAGACTCCAGACGGCacagatgatgatggtgGTGCCGATGATGAAACTACCGCTACCACTGAAACTACACAATACACTGGCTGGACTGGTGCTTACGCTACTACTTATTCCACTGACGTCTTGACTGAAACCGGCGAAGACGGTTATCCGACTATCAAGACTATCTACTTAGTCCAAACACCTTTATCTTTCTCGAATACAACAGATGGCGATGATGATAAGACTTCAGATGATAATGGTGATGATAACACTACTGATGACGAAGGCAGAACCACCCTTGAGCCACCAACCACCTCTACAGACACTACGACTGATCAAGATGACAATAATAATGGAGGACAAACTTCAACTCCGTCAGGTTTAACATCGGACTCGACCTCATCAAGAGTTTCTACTGATGGTCCAGGCACCACATTTGAAGGTGGTGCTACAAGGGTACTAGCTACTTCTGTCTTTGTTGTATTGTTGGCTCTATTATGA